In one Coccinella septempunctata chromosome 6, icCocSept1.1, whole genome shotgun sequence genomic region, the following are encoded:
- the LOC123315099 gene encoding uncharacterized protein LOC123315099, producing the protein MGPNCFDRFFVAALYLLIQSNLIKIGCSKNSLSDIKITVPSSHTTLSGDVDVEIQSSSTAPLSVQLFRLEGNSVQSLANFSVFPEALRQNNTKLIIPCGYFSRGGKYYVLARKKNFDDFYGDLADNENGETSMVTETIDVKWSMPDLKVVPDHIQTYPRSPVIVTLDFPTESCPPASESLGTTLPEFWFELYFCGHSPTFCDSSGRRNQSYQILHTEQVRSFPGEQNITLGCENFGLAGYYAVFIRTTTVDTWTSHKSVYLKADWSEEFVFNVHAQSIFPCDRHDGGITVLFQYPACIITGDRVRLFARHRAEVAALVPPTTLEYVAEQKVVRGSNKLKFDCDLFSEHFIEYCFVYVSQAITGAVADVRIDCVPTLPVRETKNGGWGPWSPWTTCSSTCLGGTRSRFRLCDSPLPRFGGKFCKGESVQTEKCGTDIENVWECFDGSFDQFDHRVAEIPNVKDEVGLYCRCGCVVHLGRANPKRILATSSQSCPGRIFWQIQADVHCIIQFKIEWFESSCGIQWLKIRDGMTLSSLLLAHFSDLTETRSTIINSTGSTMLLEFFSEEMMTNGQTCGGGFLAYARQLERQKVSPFIIHRPHSISPFVILKLTAVHSTAIFFLSGVLIAMALLGAQYTFRYRKYQIAYTDDNDSAVDISASCATLISRRSSNSTLFSEVLSLHPLVKPTKTETKNSDHKMVVHENPKECTESRKEEDAQKEVEKIANAPQKESVASVNSKDQDIEEEYRNDLSETSKDDSTESNKTDSSPNQGSDDVNVLTPAKGEYSSSRRKINTATIRNTNPKEAKERKNREKLLAGPSGSDFSISGNGIDLEVDYYDYNVSNAGAAPGSYLGMDPAFLVYIPPLYGSGDLSIDEEDNRKLEEGDRKSDEDETENISVDTQKTLESYNKCIDNNRKKSPYKLMPSDESITPILEKPVVYESKVARLHLQGLPSEDLKKSKTKIEEIQMIDSNILDEIKFADEDDDEKH; encoded by the exons ATGGGTCCAAATTGCTTCGACAGATTTTTTGTGGCCGCACTTTACCTCCTCATTCAATCGAACCTCATCAAAATAGGATGCTCAA AAAATTCCTTATCGGACATAAAAATCACCGTGCCCTCGTCCCATACAACCCTAAGCGGAGATGTAGATGTTGAGATCCAGTCGTCCTCGACAGCACCATTATCCGTGCAACTCTTCAGACTGGAGGGGAACTCAGTGCAATCATTAGCCAATTTCTCAGTATTCCCGGAAGCCTTACGCCAGAACAACACCAAGCTGATCATACCCTGCGGTTATTTTTCGAGGGGCGGCAAATACTACGTGCTGGCCAGGAAGAAGAACTTCGACGATTTCTACGGCGATCTCGCGGACAACGAGAACGGCGAAACTTCTATGGTCACCGAGACGATTGACGTGAAATGGTCGATGCCCGATTTGAAAGTAGTGCCTGATCACATACAGACTTATCCGAGGAGTCCGGTGATTGTTACGCTGGATTTTCCGACCGAGAGCTGCCCGCCGGCTTCGGAAAGTTTGGGAACGACGTTACCGGAGTTCTGGTTCGAGTTGTACTTTTGCGGGCACTCCCCAACGTTCTGTGATAGTTCGGGTAGACGCAATCAGAGTTATCAG ATTTTACACACTGAACAAGTTAGAAGTTTCCCAGGGGAGCAGAATATAACTTTGGGTTGTGAAAATTTTGGACTCGCTGGATATTATGCTGTTTTCATCAGAACAACCACCGTGGATACGTGGACGTCACATAAGTCCGTGTATTTAAAG gCTGATTGGAGTGAAGAGTTCGTGTTCAACGTTCACGCTCAAAGTATATTTCCATGTGACAGACACGATGGTGGTATCACAGTTTTGTTCCAATATCCAGCATGCATCATAACTGGAGATCGTGTAAGACTCTTCGCCAGGCATCGTGCAGAGGTGGCAGCACTTGTACCACCCACCACTCTGGAATACGTGGCTGAGCAAAAAGTAGTTAGAGGAAGCAATAAGTTAAAGTTTGACTGTGATCTGTTCAGTGaacattttattgaatattgtttcgtatATGTTAGTCAAGCCATCACTGGAGCTGTGGCTGATGTGAGGATAGATTGCGTCCCAACGCTTCCTGTAAGGG AGACAAAAAATGGAGGCTGGGGACCCTGGAGCCCATGGACAACTTGTTCCAGTACCTGTCTTGGGGGTACAAGAAGTAGATTTCGATTATGTGACTCCCCATTGCCAAGATTCGGAGGAAAGTTCTGCAAG GGTGAATCAGTTCAAACGGAAAAATGTGGGACGGACATCGAGAACGTCTGGGAATGTTTCGATGGTAGTTTCGATCAATTTGACCATAGGGTAGCCGAGATTCCGAATGTCAAAGACGAAGTTGGTCTTTATTGTCGTTGCGGTTGTGTAGTCCATCTTGGAAGGGCGAATCCAAAACGTATACTGGCTACTTCCTCGCAGAGCTGTCCTGGAAGGATTTTTTGGCAGATTCAG gcTGACGTTCACTGCATCATCCAGTTCAAGATAGAATGGTTCGAATCTTCGTGTGGCATCCAGTGGCTGAAAATTCGCGATGGTATGACCTTATCCTCGCTCTTGCTAGCTCATTTTTCCGATCTCACGGAAACCAGATCAACGATTATCAATTCAACAGGATCAACTATGCTTCtggaatttttttctgaagaaatGATGACGAATGGACAAACCTGCGGCGGTGGATTCCTCGCATACGCCAGGCAACTAG aaCGTCAAAAAGTGTCGCCCTTCATTATACACCGTCCTCACAGCATTTCTCCTTTCGTTATCTTGAAATTAACAGCAGTTCATTCCActgcaatttttttcttgagtgGGGTACTGATTGCAATGGCACTCCTAGGTGCACAATACACATTTCGATACAGGAAATACCAAATAGCGTATACTGACGACAACGATTCAGCTGTCGATATATCAG CATCATGTGCAACCCTGATCAGTAGGAGATCCTCGAACTCTACGTTATTTTCGGAGGTTTTATCATTACATCCTTTGGTCAAACCTACCAAGACAGAAACTAAAAATTCAGATCATAAAATGGTTGTCCATGAAAATCCAAAGGAATGCACTGA ATCGAGGAAAGAGGAGGATGCGCAAAAAGAGGTAGAAAAAATAGCGAACGCTCCTCAGAAAGAAAGTGTTGCAAGCGTAAACAGCAAAGATCAAGATATAGAAGAAGAGTATAGAAATGACCTTAGTGAAACCAGTAAAGATGATTCAACGGAGAGTAACAAAACCGATTCAAGTCCAAATCAAGGATCAGATGATGTGAATGTCTTAACACCAGCTAAG GGTGAATATTCTTCCTCTAGACGAAAGATAAACACTGCAACAATAAGAAACACCAACCCCAAGGAAGCGAAAGAAAGGAaaaacagagaaaaattactagCGGGACCAAGCGGATCTGATTTTTCCATATCTGGTAACGGCATTGATCTGGAAGTGGACTATTACGATTATAATGTGAGTAATGCAGGAGCTGCCCCTGGTTCCTACCTAGGCATGGACCCAGCCTTCTTGGTTTACATCCCTCCGCTCTATGGAAGTGGTGATCTATCTATAGACGAAGAGGATAACCGTAAACTAGAAGAAGGAGATCGTAAATCGGACGAAGACGAAACTGAGAACATTTCGGTCGATACTCAGAAAACGCTAGAGAGCTACAACAAATGCATCGACAACAACAGAAAAAAATCGCCTTACAAATTGATGCCTAGTGACGAGTCCATTACGCCAATCTTGGAAAAACCGGTGGTTTACGAATCCAAAGTGGCAAGGTTACACCTCCAAGGACTACCAAGTGAGGATCTGAAAAAATCGAAGACGAAGATAGAGGAAATACAAATGATAGACAGTAACATTTTGGACGAAATAAAATTTGCCGACGAAGACGATGATGAGAAGCACTAA
- the LOC123315732 gene encoding uncharacterized protein LOC123315732, producing the protein MWSQKKGMETLKEILKPLSYPLFVHGLVPYDITNTQVKYSKLKLAYGSLVVCSMSAVTIMFHDTAFDRFETTSSIIKFIIKSNIPCLLITLIGSFLTSFFAKNKLNDILKELELSDVELWNMSRSMRYLRNQSRSKKWSFGLLGFYLVYMLCIIALNLVETLSLKDKERFFALLAQFPVLNKILVFISFLLALTIMEERFTTINAMIRMKIDESLKHKKYPPVCETFSQDLQRFVCMHIKNSKLTEKINSLFSLCLLLNITATFLKLIGSIHLILCKFVIHSSHDNIGETLELCVYTIFNSLLLFLIAQESKELNYKATETRRLLLGIDIHPDKEEAYESAITAALRLMQSDLNINACNLFNIDNTLIFSCISAGSTYLFVMMQYELEYSKNNKDS; encoded by the exons ATGTGGTCCCAAAAGAAAGGGATGGAAACTTTAAAAGAAATACTGAAGCCATTATCCTACCCCCTTTTCGTGCACGGTTTGGTACCGTATGACATCACGAACACCCAAGTTAAATACTCCAAACTGAAATTAGCCTATGGTTCCTTGGTCGTATGTTCAATGTCAGCCGTGACAATAATGTTTCATGACACAGCTTTCGATCGATTCGAAACCACTTCCAGCATAATAAAATTCATAATCAAATCAAACATTCCCTGCCTTCTGATAACCCTGATCGGGAGTTTTTTGACCAGTTTTTTCGCGAAGAATAAGCTGAACGACATACTGAAGGAGCTTGAACTATCCGATGTGGAGCTTTGGAACATGAGTCGATCGATGAGGTACCTAAGGAACCAGAGCCGTAGCAAAAAATGGTCCTTCGGACTGCTCGGTTTTTACCTTGTCTACATGTTGTGTATCATCGCTCTAAATTTGGTGGAAACTCTTTCCCTAAAGGACAAAGAACGCTTTTTCGCGCTGTTGGCTCAGTTTCCCGTCCTCAACAAAATTCTGGTTTTTATTAGTTTCCTTCTAGCCTTAACCATAATGGAAGAACGTTTCACGACAATCAACGCGATGATCAGAATGAAAATCGACGAATCACTCAAGCACAAAAAGTATCCACCAGTTTGCGAGACTTTCAGTCAAGATTTACAACGTTTTGTTTGTATGcacataaaaaattccaaactgacggaaaaaataaacagtctATTTTCCCTATGCTTACTTCTCAATATAACAGCGACGTTCTTGAAATTGATCGGAAGTATTCACTTGATTTTGTGTAAATTTGTCATACATAGTTCTCACGATAATATTGGGGAGACGCTAGAATTATGTGTTTACACGATTTTCAATTCGCTGCTTCTATTTCTGATAGCCCAAGAATCGAAAGAATTGAACTATAAG GCAACTGAAACAAGGAGATTACTACTTGGAATTGATATTCACCCAGATAAAGAAGAAGCTTATGAGTCT GCAATAACAGCTGCACTACGTCTTATGCAGAGCGATTTGAACATAAACGCTTGTAACTTATTCAATATCGACAACACTCTAATATTTTCG tgcatATCTGCAGGATCTACTTACTTGTTCGTGATGATGCAATATGAATTGGAGTATTCGAAAAATAACAAAGATTCCTAG
- the LOC123314761 gene encoding E3 ubiquitin-protein ligase Iruka, with the protein MAEAAVDALRFYCHLCNKRFQSASSSFTCPFCSNGFIEEVSEQTEIDGDMSDGDEFGVHIRDILMPGMVPFIETRSGRSQPLEVPRAGGRSRGPSQHHHVHPHPFRPNIENFIQDVIINLGGNMQFFLGNPGDYAWGREGLDSIITHLLNQMDSTGPPPLGKEVIDSLPVVQIEEDQVNKKLQCSVCWEDFVLNEDVRQLPCSHVYHDGCIRPWLELHGTCPICRQNLGNNEQQNSDIHLPDTESLIIGPSVVERAHGSTDQPASSSSSDNSDMMRTRFSRD; encoded by the exons ATGGCTGAAGCTGCAGTAGATGCTTTGAGATTTTATTGCCACTTGTGCAATAAACGTTTCCAATCTGCTTCTTCA TCTTTCACTTGCCCTTTCTGTTCTAATGGTTTCATCGAAGAAGTCTCTGAGCAAACCGAAATAGATGGGGATATGTCAGATGGTGATGAGTTTGGG GTACATATCAGAGATATACTTATGCCTGGGATGGTACCTTTTATTGAAACACGTTCAGGTAGATCCCAGCCTCTGGAAGTTCCACGAGCAGGAGGAAG ATCACGAGGTCCTTCTCAACATCATCATGTACATCCCCACCCATTTAGGCCAAACATTGAGAATTTTATTCAAGATGTAATAATTAATTTGGGAGGCAATATGCAGTTTTTCTTGGGTAACCCTGGTGATTATGCATGGGGAAGGGAAGGCCTGGATTCTATTATTACTCATCTCTTGAACCAAATGGATTCTACAG GCCCTCCCCCTTTAGGAAAAGAAGTTATAGATTCTTTACCAGTCGTACAAATCGAGGAAGATCAAGTGAACAAAAAACTGCAATGTTCAGTTTGTTGGGAGGACTTTGTTTTAAATGAAGATGTACGACAATTACCATGTTCACATGTTTATCACGACGGTTGTATAAGGCCCTGGCTTGAACTACATGGCACATGTCCCATTTGTAGGCAAAACTTAGGAAACAATGAACAGCAAAATAGTGACATTCATTTACCGGATACTGAAAGTCTAATTATTG GTCCAAGCGTTGTTGAACGAGCTCATGGTTCCACCGATCAACCTGCAAGTTCCAGTAGTTCAGATAATTCCGACATGATGAGAACAAGATTCAGTAGAGATTGA